Proteins from a single region of Budorcas taxicolor isolate Tak-1 chromosome 7, Takin1.1, whole genome shotgun sequence:
- the ARRDC2 gene encoding arrestin domain-containing protein 2 isoform X1: MLFDKVKAFVVLLDGASSGSEPVFSGGQAVAGRVLLELASPARVSSLKLRARGRAHVHWTESRSAGSSTAYTQSYSERVEVVSHRATLLAPGTGETTTLPPGRHEFPFSFQLPPTLVTSFEGKHGSVRYCIKATLHRPWVPTRRTRKVFTVIEPVDINTPALLAPQAGAREKIARSWYSNRGLVSLSAKIDRKGYTPGEVIPVFAEIDNGSTRPVLPRAAVIQTQTFMARGARKQKRAVVASLSGEPVGPGRRALWQGRALRIPPVGPSILHCRVLHVDYALKVCVDIPGSSKLLLELPLVIGTIPLHPFGSRSSSVGSHASFLMDWGLGVLPERPEAPPEYSEVVPDEEVAAMEQSLLPLLQDPDVSMEGPFFAYIEEFRFRPPPLYSEEDPNPPSEARRPRCMTC, encoded by the exons ATGCTGTTCGACAAGGTGAAGGCATTCGTGGTGCTACTGGATGGTGCTAGCTCAGGCTCTGAGCCCGTGTTCAGCGGCGGCCAGGCGGTGGCCGGCCGAGTGCTTCTGGAGCTAGCGAGCCCGGCGCGAGTGAGCTCCCTGAAGCTGCGCGCGCGGGGTCGCGCCCATGTGCACTGGACCGAGTCTCGCAGCGCGGGCTCGAGCACGGCGTACACGCAGAGCTACAGCGAGCGCGTGGAGGTTGTGAGCCACCGTGCCACGCTACTCGCGCCAG GCACTGGAGAGACCACAACGCTGCCTCCTGGGCGTCATGAATTCCCATTCAGCTTCCAGCTGCCACC GACGCTAGTGACTTCCTTTGAAGGCAAACACGGCAGTGTAAGATACTGCATCAAAGCCACCCTCCACCGGCCCTGGGTTCCTACCCGTCGGACAAGGAAGGTGTTTACTGTTATTGAGCCTGTGGATATCAACACACCGGCTCTGCTG GCCCCTCAAGCCGGAGCTCGGGAAAAGATTGCCCGATCCTGGTACAGTAACCGTGGCCTTGTCTCCCTCTCAGCCAAGATTGACCGCAAGGGCTACACACCAG GTGAAGTGATCCCTGTCTTCGCTGAGATCGACAACGGCTCCACGCGCCCCGTGCTGCCTCGGGCAGCTGTGATCCAGACCCAGACCTTCATGGCGCGAGGTGCCCGCAAACAGAAGCGAGCCGTGGTGGCTAGCCTCTCGGGGGAGCCTGTGGGCCCCGGGCGGCGGGCACTGTGGCAGGGCCGGGCTCTGCGGATCCCTCCCGTGGGTCCTTCTATCTTGCACTGTCGTGTGCTACACGTGGACTATGCCCTCAAG GTCTGTGTGGACATCCCGGGCTCATCCAAGCTGCTCTTGGAGCTCCCACTGGTCATCGGCACCATCCCCCTGCACCCTTTCGGCAGCCGCTCGTCTAGCGTGGGCAGCCATGCCAGCTTCCTGATGGACTGGGGGCTGGGGGTCCTGCCAGAGCGGCCTGAAG CCCCTCCTGAGTACTCCGAGGTGGTGCCTGATGAGGAGGTGGCAGCCATGGAGCAGAGCCTCTTGCCGCTACTGCAGGACCCTGACGTGAGCATGGAAGGCCCCTTCTTTGCCTACATCGAGGAGTTCCGCTTCCGCCCACCGCCCCTGTACTCCGAG GAGGATCCAAACCCACCCTCCGAGGCCAGGAGGCCCCGCTGCATGACCTGCTGA
- the ARRDC2 gene encoding arrestin domain-containing protein 2 isoform X2, protein MRPGGVRSFALELARGPDDAYRGGERLCGRVLLEVAAPLRVLALEVAARGGAVTHWLEARSVGVNAISSDYVAAETYLRWRQLLLRGTGETTTLPPGRHEFPFSFQLPPTLVTSFEGKHGSVRYCIKATLHRPWVPTRRTRKVFTVIEPVDINTPALLAPQAGAREKIARSWYSNRGLVSLSAKIDRKGYTPGEVIPVFAEIDNGSTRPVLPRAAVIQTQTFMARGARKQKRAVVASLSGEPVGPGRRALWQGRALRIPPVGPSILHCRVLHVDYALKVCVDIPGSSKLLLELPLVIGTIPLHPFGSRSSSVGSHASFLMDWGLGVLPERPEAPPEYSEVVPDEEVAAMEQSLLPLLQDPDVSMEGPFFAYIEEFRFRPPPLYSEEDPNPPSEARRPRCMTC, encoded by the exons ATGCGCCCGGGGGGCGTGCGCAGCTTCGCGCTGGAGCTGGCGCGGGGCCCGGACGACGCGTACCGCGGCGGGGAGCGCCTGTGCGGCCGGGTGCTGCTGGAGGTGGCGGCGCCGCTGCGGGTGCTGGCGCTCGAGGTGGCGGCGCGCGGCGGGGCGGTCACGCACTGGCTCGAGGCCCGAAGCGTGGGTGTCAATGCCATCTCCAGCGACTACGTGGCCGCCGAGACGTACCTGCGATGGCGGCAGCTGCTGCTCCGAG GCACTGGAGAGACCACAACGCTGCCTCCTGGGCGTCATGAATTCCCATTCAGCTTCCAGCTGCCACC GACGCTAGTGACTTCCTTTGAAGGCAAACACGGCAGTGTAAGATACTGCATCAAAGCCACCCTCCACCGGCCCTGGGTTCCTACCCGTCGGACAAGGAAGGTGTTTACTGTTATTGAGCCTGTGGATATCAACACACCGGCTCTGCTG GCCCCTCAAGCCGGAGCTCGGGAAAAGATTGCCCGATCCTGGTACAGTAACCGTGGCCTTGTCTCCCTCTCAGCCAAGATTGACCGCAAGGGCTACACACCAG GTGAAGTGATCCCTGTCTTCGCTGAGATCGACAACGGCTCCACGCGCCCCGTGCTGCCTCGGGCAGCTGTGATCCAGACCCAGACCTTCATGGCGCGAGGTGCCCGCAAACAGAAGCGAGCCGTGGTGGCTAGCCTCTCGGGGGAGCCTGTGGGCCCCGGGCGGCGGGCACTGTGGCAGGGCCGGGCTCTGCGGATCCCTCCCGTGGGTCCTTCTATCTTGCACTGTCGTGTGCTACACGTGGACTATGCCCTCAAG GTCTGTGTGGACATCCCGGGCTCATCCAAGCTGCTCTTGGAGCTCCCACTGGTCATCGGCACCATCCCCCTGCACCCTTTCGGCAGCCGCTCGTCTAGCGTGGGCAGCCATGCCAGCTTCCTGATGGACTGGGGGCTGGGGGTCCTGCCAGAGCGGCCTGAAG CCCCTCCTGAGTACTCCGAGGTGGTGCCTGATGAGGAGGTGGCAGCCATGGAGCAGAGCCTCTTGCCGCTACTGCAGGACCCTGACGTGAGCATGGAAGGCCCCTTCTTTGCCTACATCGAGGAGTTCCGCTTCCGCCCACCGCCCCTGTACTCCGAG GAGGATCCAAACCCACCCTCCGAGGCCAGGAGGCCCCGCTGCATGACCTGCTGA